One window of the Stigmatopora argus isolate UIUO_Sarg unplaced genomic scaffold, RoL_Sarg_1.0 HiC_scaffold_35, whole genome shotgun sequence genome contains the following:
- the LOC144070339 gene encoding general transcription factor II-I repeat domain-containing protein 2-like, with amino-acid sequence MKVVVSCINFIRAKGLKHRQFQEFLSELESTHGDVLYYTEVRWLSRGRVLRRFYELPPEINAFLHLKDKTVPELINPEWKWHLAFLTDVTEILTHLNLQLQGEGKLICDMYSHIKAFEVKLALLLEQVKKRNFVHLPATQNLSTENPAVAFPAEKCVEALEMLKAEFGVRFTELHVHAKEIRLFQNPFVAHIDEAQPSYQFELAELQNCDVLKDAFKLNSLIDFYASLPNDTYPNIKKHAMKMSSVFGSTYICEKTFSRMKLLKTPMRSRLTDEHLHQCLRLAVTRMEPDIQLLTSQMQAHSSH; translated from the coding sequence atgaaggtcgtggtgtcgtgcataaacttcatcagggcaaagggacttaaacacaggcagttccaagaattcctgtctgaactggagtctacgcacggagatgtgctgtactacacagaggtccgatggctgagccggggcagagttttgaggcgtttttacgagcttcCACCCGAAATTAACgcgtttcttcatttaaaagacaaaacggtcccagagctgatcaacccagaatggaaatggcacctcgcatttttaacagacgtgacagaaatacttacccaccttaacttgcagctacaaggcgaagggaaactcatttgcgacatgtattcacacataaaagcatttgaggtgaaattagcgctgcttttggaacaagtgaaaaagcgcaactttgtccatcttcctgctacccaaaacctgtcgacagagaacccagcggtcgcgttcccagctgaaaagtgcgtggaagcactggaaatgctgaaggcggagttcggtgtgcgattcactgaactacatgttcatgcaaaagaaatccgtctttttcagaacccctttgttgcccacattgatgaagcccagccttcatatcagtttgagttggctgagttacagaactgtgatgttctgaaagacgcattcaagctcaacagtctcattgacttctatgcctccctcccaaacgacacatatccaaacatcaaaaaacatgcaatgaaaatgtcctcagtttttggcagcacgtatatctgcgagaaaaccttttctcgcatgaaactgctgaaaactccgatgagatcaagattgacagatgaacatttgcatcagtgcttgagactggctgtaactagaatggaacctgatattcaacttctcaccagccagatgcaggcccacagttcacactga